A window of Pirellulales bacterium genomic DNA:
TGGCTTTCCACGGTGGACCTGCCCAAGCCAAAATCAGAAACACCGTGACAGGCAATCACGGCCTGAGATCTTGATTCCGGCTCGTTGAAATTTGAAATGTCAGCATTGCGCTACGTACCCTTTGTAAATATCTAGCCTCACTAAATTTCCATACTCCCATGCCACGCGCTCTCCTCGGCGGACTGGTTTTATTGCTGTTTTTACCTGAGTTGATACAGGCCGATAACTGGCCCACGTGGCGCGGCCCGCGGGGCAATAGCGTCAGCACCGAACAAAATCTGCCGCTGGTGTGGAACTCCGCCCGGGGCGTGGCCTGGAAAACCGAAATTCCCGGCTGGGGGACCAGCACTCCCGCCATCTGGGATAAATGGTTGTTTGTCACTTCCCAGCATGAGCGGGATTTATTGCTGCACAAACTGGACAAAGTGACGGGGCAAATCGTCTGGTCAAAAACCGTCGGTCAGGGAGATGTGGCCCGCGCTCCCCTGCAAAAAAAATCCGACACGGAACGCCAATCCCAAAAATTCCATGAATTGCACAATCTGGCTAGCCCTTCTCCCGTAACGAACGGCCAGGTGGTGGTCACGCACTTTGGCAATGGCGACCTGGCGGCGTATGACTTTGACGGCAATCAATTGTGGCATCGCAACCTGCAGGCCGATCACGGACCTTATACCATCTGGTGGGGCCACGCCAACAGTCCGGTGATTTTTGAAGACATGGTCATTAGTGTCTGCATGCAGGACAACCTGGTCGGAACGGGCGCTCCCCCGGCCGCCAGTTATCTCGTCGCGCATGATGTGCGCACGGGGGATGTTCGCTGGCACACGCCCCGCGCCACCCAGGCCACCGCCGAAGAATGCGACTCCTACACCACGCCGTTGTTACGCCAGATAGGCGACCGCGTGGAATTACTCCTTATGGGAGGAAACCAGCTCGACGCCTACGATCCCCGCACCGGGAGGCAGCTTTGGGCCATTCCCGGATTGACCGGCGGACGGACCGTGACTGGGCCGACCTTGCATGGCGATGCCTTTGGACAATATGTGACGACCACTATCGGGATGAAAGGCCCCATGTTGACGTTTAAACTGCCAGCCGCCGATAAGCCCCTTGCCGGTGAACAAAACAAAGGCAAAATGACCGCCTGGCGCCACGACAAGGGGACCCCCGATAGCGCTTCTCCCGTGGTGTGGGAAAACCTGCTGTTTTATGTGACGGACGATGGCATTGTGCGGGCTTTTGATAGTCAAACCGGCCAGCCCAAATGGCAGGAACGCCTACCCGGCCAGTATAAGGCCAGTCCGCTTGCGGCCGATGGGCGAGTTTACTTTGTCAATCAATCCGGTTTGACCACGGTTCTGGCGGCGGGAACGCGCTATGAAAAACTGGTGGAAAACCAGCTTGACGACCAGTTTATTGCCTCGCCAGCGGTCAGTGAGGGGCGGATCTATCTGCGGGGCAAGCAAGCTCTGTGGTGCGTGGGCAAAGAATAAGCCGCGCGCCGTTGTGGCGGCAATCTTATCTTTTAATGAAGACATACCGGGCCTTGCCATCCTTACAACCGGCAAAGTCCCCCCGGGCGCTTACTTTTTGCATCATGCGCGTCGTAAATTCTCCCCATGTTGCCAAAATTCATGCTACGTTTCGATAGCGTTGGAAATACTGCGCGCCGCGCGCTCCTTGCGCGTGGGCTGGACCGTAAACTTTGGGAGTTGGCCGGAAGCCGGCTCGCATGTCCCCTCTTGCCTCTTTTTATCGCTGGTGGATCGGCACGGCCTGCCTGCTATGGTTGGCGGGGTGCGCTATGCCTTCCCGCGCGCCTGTCGCGACGGGAACGCCGGCGGTAACCGGGGCTCCCACGGCCAACCTCCCCGCCCCCACGCTGGTAACCGCCGTGGCCCAACCGGGCGTCACCCTCGTCCCGGGAAGGCTTGTGGCTCCGGTGGGCAACGAAGTTCTCTTGGTCAGCGCAGTGCATCAAACAGGCCGTCCCCAGGCCCCCTACCAGCGGGTGGAGTGGCTGCTCAGTCCCAATAGCGTCGGGACGTTCTTATCTGTGGCTAGTAGCGATAAACCGTATGTGGTGCAACTGTTTGGCGGGGCAAATCCCCGTAAACTGGATAACAACTACGCGGTAAGCGAAACAGCCGCCGTGGCCCGTGTGCTTAATCGGGGGACCGCTATCACGACCGATGACGTGTCAATTCTGCCCGGACAAGCCTGGCTTACGTTGACTTCTCCCGTGGAAGGGGTCAGCTTTGTCACCGCGTATGCCCCAGAAATCACCGGCACCCTGACCAATCGCCAAACCGCCGCCATCTATTGGGTGGATGCCCGCTGGGTGTTATCGCCCACGCAGACCGCCGCTGTCGGCGGGCCGGCGGTGGTGACCGCGACGGTTTTTCGCCAATCGACCGGCCAACCGGTGCCCAACTGGCGGGTGCGGTTTACGGTAGGGGGTGGTCCGCCGGTCAATCTATCCGCCGCGGGCGCCCAATCCGCCGAGGTTACGACGAACGCGCAAGGCCAAGCGAGTGTTGAACTGACGCAGGTCACTCCCGCCGCCGCCACAAACGTCTTGACCGTGGAACTCATTCGTCCCGCCGAGGCGACCCCCGGCGCGGTGGAGCCACTGACCGTGGGGACCGCGCAAACGCAGGTTGTATGGACCGAGGGGGCAATTTCCCCGCCTGCGCAAACCCCGGCGGTGCCGGTGCCCCCCACCACCCCCCCGGTTACAACGCCCACCGTTCCCCCCGCCGTCAGCCCGATTCGTTTGACGCTGGTTGGGCCTCGTTCGGGGCCTGTTAATACGCCCGTGCGGTTTCAATTGGATATTACAAATGTGGGATCGACGGCATTAGAGAATGTGGCATTAACAAATCGCTTGGATCCCGGTTGGCGGCATAGCACGGGGTTAAGTACGATCAAACGAACGCTTCCCGCGATCCAGGCGGGACAAACCGTGACGGTGCCGATCGAGATCTTGCCCACGCAGGCGGGGCGTTTGTGCCAGTCCATCACCGCCGAAACCGCCAGCGGTCAACCGGCGACGGTCCGCGAGTGTTTTGACGCGTTGCCCGCGGCGGGCACGGGAACGGTCACCCCCGCGCCAGTAAATCCCGGCGCGCCGACCAATCCCAACGTCAATCCGGCCAATCCCAATCCTCAATCTGGCCAATCCCAATCCTCAATCTGGCCAGACGCCCGAAAATACCGGATTACGGATCGCGCTCAATAGTCCCGTCCGCGAAATGGCGGTCGGCGAAGAACAGACATTCAGCGTGGAAATCGCCAATACCGGCGATGTGGCCATCCCGGAACTTCGCGTGGTTTTGCGCATTGATGAACAGTTCCAGCTCACTCAGACACGTTACCAGGAAGAGCGATATGGTTTTCAGCGCGATCCGGTCAATCGCACCTTTAATTATGTCTTTAAAAACCTACAGCCCAAGGAATCCCTGAATAAGCCACTGGATTTTGTCTTGCGGGCGGTGCGACAAACAGCCCCCAATCAACAGGCCCGGATCGATGTGACGGTTACCGCGGGGGGTGTGCCGCTGGCGGACCAAAAATTACTGGCGATCACGCCCCCGCGGGCGGCGTCAGCTACGGCGGGGAGCCGGACGGACTTGGCCCTCACGCGGGATAATCCGCCGCAAATCCAATTGGGCACCCGGCAAAAAATCTCCATTGTTCTAAGCAACAGCGGCAGCGTCGCCGACAAAAATGTGCAACTGCTGGTCTCCCTACCCGATTTGGTAACGTTTCAAGAAACCGACATCACGTCCAAGGTGCGGATGAGCATTGAGGGGAATGTGGTACGGTTCGATCCGTTGCCGGAATTGCCCGCGGGGCAGAGCGTGCTGGTCACGATCGGCTATCAAGCGGCCAAGGTGGGAACCGGCCAATTTACGGCCAGATTTGTCAGCCAGGAACAACCCCAGGGCCAAACCCGCACGGAAAATCTACAGGTGTTTGATAATCCGTAGGGTAGTGGATAGTGGATAGTGGATAGTGGAGAACGCCACCCCGTCTCTCGTCTCCCGTCTCCCGTCTCTCGTCTCCCGTCTCTCGTCTCCCGTCTCTCGTCTCCCGTCCCTCGTCTCCCGTTCCGCCGATATCATCGGCGGCTTTGTAAAGTCCCGGCCGGTGGACGGAACCTACACCTCCACCTTTTGCACGGTGACCGAATCGACCCGCCCATCTTCCATATGGGCGATGCGGTCCCCAAATTCAAAGATGCGATTATCGTGGGTGACCACCACGACCGCGCGGTTGGGTTGGACGGCGACTTGTCTGAGTAATTGAATGACCAGGCGGCCATTTTCGGCATCGAGGGCGGCGGTCGGTTCGTCGCAAATGATGATCGCCGGATCATGCACCAAGGCCCGCGAGATCGCCACGCGTTGTTGCTGTCCACCGGACAGTTCATTTGGCAAGGCATGCTGGCGATTTTCCAGGCCGACCATCGCCAGAATTTCCCGCGCGCGGCGCAGGGCCACGCCGCGGCGATAGCCCAAAATGATCAGCGGTATGGCCACATTCTCGCACGCGGTCAGCGAGGGGAGCAGATTGTACTGCTGAAAGACAAAGCCGATATTCTTGCCGCGAAACCGGACTTTTCGCCCCCCCCACAGCCGCGTGATATCGGTCCCCAGGACTTGCACCTCACCCGACGTGGGATCCAGAATGCTGGCGATAATGGATAACAGCGTGGTCTTGCCGCAACCGCTTTCTCCGACCAGCAGCACCAATTCGCCAAAAGGAACATCCAAGTCCACTCCGCGCAAAGCCCGCACTTTAGCGCCGCCGGAGCCAAATTCCTTAACCACATTGCGGCAGACGATGGCATTAGTCGGTTGAGTCACCACCGAAATCCCCGAATTGAATCGTGTTTTGTGATACGTCCGTGAGTGGTAGGCAAACCGAAATCATCTGAGTGCTGCTCTGTGACTTCTACACGAATCCATGAATAAAATATTTCTGTCCCTTGCTAACGCGGCGGGCTAGGTTGTTCCCTGGCTGACGCGGCGGGCTGAATAATGACGCGGCTGGGTAAAAATTACTTTGGCTCTTCCACGGTGGCGGGTAATGGCACGATCGCGTCTTTGCCATCGGGGGTAACTTTGATCGACGCGGTCCATTCGACGCTACCCGTTGTGCAGATCCCCTCGGGGCCTCCTTTGCAGATGTAATAATTCAGCGACACCTTCACGGTATCCTGGCCCATATCCGCCGCCAGTTTTAAGGGAATAACAAAGGTTTCCATTCCCTCGGTGTTTTTCCCCGCTTCGCCCAGGACCGTGCGATCAACGGGGCCGGTCTCTCCCTCTACTTCGACATAGTATATCGCCGGAGCCAGATTATTGATTTTCCAATCCGTTGGCAGGGTAAGTTGAACTTTCAACTCTAATTGACCCTCCACGGGTTTAACCGTAACCGCTTCCAGCTTGATTTGTTGGGGATTGCGAAATTTGGGCTTCTTGGGCGGGTTGGCGGCCTCCATCACGGGAGCGGGAGGTTGCAGCCCCGCTATCGCCAGGGTTCCAGTGGTGCCGTCGGCCAGGTCAATCACGCGGATCAGGTGATTATTTGTATCGGCCACGTAGACTTTTCCAGCGGCCACGGCCAAGCCCGCCGGTTCGTCAAATTCGGCCAATTTGCCGTCAGTTTTCCCCGGTTTGCCGGTCCCCGCCAACGTGGTAATCGATTTGGCGGTCAGATCGATTTGCTTAATTTTGTTGTTGTACGTATCGGCCACAAAGAGTTGATTTTGATCCGCCGCCACGCCCAGGCAATGCTGCAGGCGGGCTTTTTCCACGGGACCATCGACATCTCCAAAGACAAACAAGGCGTCTGGCTGGTTGGCGGCCCCGACAATGGTGCGGACCTTCCCCTGCGGATTATCAGGAAGGGGAACACCGCGAATGGCGCTCCCCTCGGAATCGGCCACAAAGAGTTCTTGCCCCAGGATCGCCAAGCCACTGGGTTGGGCAAAGGCGGAGCTGCCGCGTTGAAAGGGGCGTTCAGGCAACAGCGCGCCATCGCTAAGGTGTTCGCGTCCGCTGCCGGCGTAGGGGCCGATTTCGGACTGGTCCAGGGGCATGCGCCAAATTTGGTGTGGTCCGGCCATGGCAATCAGCAAATCCGTCCCCACCAGTTTAACGTCCCAGGGACTATTCAGGCTGGTTTTTAACGGCGGCCCGACAAACCGCTCAGGGAGTTTGGCAAACGGGCTAAGGAGCATTTCCTCCGTCAAGCCCGGCCAGGGAAGGTGGCTCTGGCGCCCATCTCCGGCGATGGTCGTAACCGTTTGCTGGGCAAGGTCGATTTTGCGCAGCAGATGGTTGTCGGTATCGGCCACATAGAGGGTGTTATCCCGCAGATCCAACCCCTGCGGATTTTGAAACGTCGCCAGCGAAAAATTTCCATCATCCCGCCCGGCAACTCCCTTGCCAATGATTTGGAGCAGTTTGCCCGTCAAGTCGGTCACGATAATGCGGTGGTGGTTGCTATCGGCGATAAACAACCGGCCCCCGGGGGCGTCGGCCAGGATTTTGCCGGGAAAACGCAGCGGGGTTTTGGCCGCTTTGCTCGCTTCCAGGGCAAAGTTTAACGGCTTTTTGTCAAGAAGTTTGTTTTGCTCATAATAAGGAAGGGCCGTTTTGAGAAATTGATCCAATGATTCAAAATCAACTTCGCCGCTGTGCACTCCCACCAAGTTTCCCTCTGGGTCGATAATTCGCAGACTGGGCCAGCTATTAACAAAATACGTGTCCCATATCTTATGCTCGGCGTCGTTCACCACGGGGTGTTCAATGTTGTACCGCAGGATCGCCTCGCGGATGTTGGCCGTGTCTTGCTCGGTGTCAAATTTGGCCGAATGAACGCCGATCACCACCAATTCACCAGGATAAGCCTGCTCCAGCTTCTTTAGCTCCGGTAAAATATGCAGGCAATTAATGCAGCAGTAGGTCCAAAAGTCCAGCAATACAAACTTACCCCGTAAATCGCGAATATCCAGCGGCTCGGCCGTGTTCAGCCACTGAGCACCTATATTTAGCGATGGAGCCTTGATCCGCCGGGGAAAGGGATGCGGCAACGGCCCTGCCGCAACACCAGCCGGGGCGGGATTAGCCTGGGGCGCGGCGGGCTCCGCGGCGGGAGTGTTGCTGGCGGCGGGAGGCGTGTCCGCTGCCGCCGGAGTTTCGCTTTGTGCTGCGGCGGGCAATGCAGGCTCGGCGGCCCAGATAAGGCTACAAAGCAAGCAGGCCAGAGCCAGTCCCCAGCCCCCTGGAATGACGGTTTTTACCGAAATGGCGAAGGATGGATTAATCCCCACCCCCTGTTTTCCCCTCATCGATGTAAAATTCCACATGCGGCTAATTCCTTGCATGTTGAGAGCTAAATGGCGGTAAAAATGACGTCTGTCCAGAGAAGGTCAAAATTTGGGTTCGAGGCTGTGGCTGCCAGGGGGCCTGAACACCCCCTTAATTTACTGGTTGGAATGGGACTTTCGCAAATCATTCCCGTCAAAAGAGAGCGAAAAACTCTCATTCTTCCCGGCGCGTCCGAAATAACGGACGGGAGAGTCCAGATCCGCTATTTTGCGCATATCCCCTAGGGTCCGATTTATACTTGTGATAGGCATGCCTGGCATGAATGTTACAAACGCTGTGCTAGCGAAGAATTCGTAGAACTTATCTAAGGAATAGGTAAAATTTTCCGGTTTCGGGAAGTTTTATTCCGAAATGGTAAGGGTAATTGTGAGAATGTGGCTATCGACGTTGACACCCGCCCCGAATCGCCCTAGATTGCGCTATAGAGGCAAATTGCAAAGTTATATCTTAAATCTTACTTCCTAACACAATTTTTTGTTCATCCCATTGCGACGCATCGAGGGATGGAATTCGTCGCTGGCAGGAGATGTTTTTGTGCGTTTCTTCGCTTTGACTATCTTGGTGGTGTGCGGAATCTGCTCGGTTGGGACCGTTGAGTGCCAAGCCGAAGATTGGGCACGTAAAATGTTCTCCCAAACCAGCCACGAATTTGGCACGGTGGCGTTTGGCGCAAAGACCGAGTTTCGCTTTAAACTAAAAAATCTGTATGTCGAAGACCTGCACATCACCGGCGTGCGCAGCAGTTGCGGTTGCACCACCCCCGCGATTGTCCTTCCCGGTGAAAGCAAGCCGCTCAACGAACTTACCTTAAAGACCTACGAATCCGGCGAAATCCTCGCGACATTTAACACGCACAAAATGACGGGTTATAAATCCGCGACCTTGACGGTGACGATTGACCGCCCGTTTCCCGCGGAAGTGCAATTGCAGGTAAAGGGTCAAATCTTGACCGAGATCGCGGTAAATCCGAATTTTGTCGATCTTTCCACCGTCAACCAAGGGAGCGCCGCCGAAAAGGTGGTCACTGTCACCCGGACCGGCCGCCGCGACTGGAAGATTAACGATGTGCGCTGCGTTAACACGAACTTTGAAGTGGAAGTCGTGGAAAAAGCCCGTACGCTATCATCGGTAAATTACGACCTGAAAGTGCGTCTGAAAGAAAATGCGCCCGCCGGCGTCATTAATGATCAGTTGGTCCTGGTTACTAATGACGACCGCATGCCGCAATTTCCCATTCAGGTTCAAGGAGAGGTAAAACCCGAAATCAGCCTAACCCCCAATTTATGGATGGCTGGCTCGCTTAACCCCGGTGACGAAGTAAAACGGGTGTTGGTGGTCCGCAATAATCGCCAGCAACCCTTCAAGATTGTCAATTTGTCCTGTGAAGACACGGGCGTTCAATTTAAACCCTTAAACGTCGATTCTCCGGCAAAACCGACCCACATTATTCCCATCACGTTGGTGGCCCAAGCCACCCCTGGCAAACAGTCGGCCAAATTGCGGATTGAAACCGATTTGGGCGCTCTACCGCAAGAAATGACGATCACCTATTTGGTGCGCGGCACGCCGACAACGAATCCCCCGCCAGCAGAGGGGGGAACCAATAACCAAGTAGGAAACCAAAATCAGAACAAACCCGCGGTCAAATCCGAGGCGACCACGGCCAAGCCGAACACGGGTGCGGCGGTCAGTGTTATGAAACAAATCACCCCCGCCGCCTCGGGCGCCGTGGCGACAGACACACAAGTGGCCGTAGTGGGTAATTTGGTCGCGGAAACGGCAAATTTGCTTCCTGACGCAACTGCCCCGATTACCGTGCAAAAACCGATCACCGACGCCGCGGTTCAACCCGCCACCCAACCCACCGCGGTTCAAGGCAGTTCCGCGGCAAATCGCAATCCTTCCCCCCCCCGCACTCCCACTCCCCCGAGGCGTCTCTTTCGCAATCGATAATGCGGACCAGGAGACTGCGTTGGCTGTTTATTATGGTTGGCTGTTCATTATGTGGTTGGCAGTAGCATAAGAATAAAGCCAAATTCAACGCGTTAATCCAATTGCCGCAATTGCTTTTGGGCGTTTGCCAACTCTTGGCGGGCTTTTTGTTCGGCGGCTACCGCGGACTCGTGTGATTTTTCAGCTTTGTCCAGGGAATCCCGCAGTTTCTCGCTAGGTTCGTCGGTTTTTTCCAATTCCGCGCGCAGCTTTTCGACTTCTTCGTTGGTGGCCGCCTGGGATTTTTCCGCGCTAGCCAGAGCTTCTTGTAGTTGTTGAATTTTTTCGCGCAGACGGTCGGCGTTTGTCCCTTGCAACTCGGGCCCGGCGGGATGTTTACCCGTTTGCAATTCGCGCAAAGCCTCTTGGACCACGTTGGCGGGGAGGGCATAACTGGCCACGCGATCCGCCCGTGCAATATTGATTCCCGCCACTTTGCCATCCAAATCCACCACCGGTCCCCCGCACTGATAAGGCCGTAGCACCGTGTCATGTTGCAAGGCCTGGGCAAAGCCGCCGCGCCGCTCGCTCAGGTCGCCCGCCAGGCGTTCATCTTCTGTCCTGCGAAATCCGCGGGCTGTTACCGGGCGGCCGGTTTCGGGTCGGCCTAGCGTCGCGCCAATCTCCAGCTTCGTCCCATTTCGTAGGATTTTTAGGCTTAGTTTTTCACCAGGACGAAAATTGCCAATCAACTCAATCATCGACTCGCGGGATTTTACCTCCCACTCGTTGACCTGCAAAATCACGTCATTCACCAGTAGTCCCGCCTGCTCCGCGGCGCTCCCTTCCAGGACTCGTTCGATTTTTGGACCGCGATCGGTCTGCCCCAGCAAAATACCCAAAATGCCGCTAGGGGCGGAAATTTTTCGCGGAGCGACACTGACCACGCCCAGGGCCACGACATCGCCGTTACCATCGGGCGTAATCAGGAAATTTCCCAAGGGGGGTGTTTCAGCCTTGCGCCAGTCCGCGGGAGCAAGGTTGGGGGCGTCGATTTTTCCCAGGGCCAGGTCATGTTCCCGCAGGACGCCTAGAACGGTGAGGGGGTATTTTTTGCCACCCGCCACCTGGCAAGTAATGTGCCCCTTTAATTGGCTGGCTTTGGTCAAAATTTGCCCGTCGGCGTTGACGATCAGCCCCAGCGTCGCGGGCTCGTTATCACAATAAATCCGCACCACGCTCTTAGAGGTTTGGGCCACGATGGGGCGAAAGGTGTCCTTGATGCGGGTATGGTTTTTACCCTCGTCGCCAGGATAGCGCACGGCATCTCGGCGGGTCAATTGATCCCAAAAACCGGGTCCCCAAGACCGTTCTGGCCCGTCGCGCCCCGGCGCGGGGCGTTCCGCGGGAGGAGCGGCCTCGTCCACAAAGTACCAATCATCGGCAAAGCGGCTAGAAACCACACGGTCCACCGACCATAGATCCGGCCAATTTGTCGTCCCGACGGTCAAGCCTGTCAGTTCTCCGCCGGATTGCCACAGCCAACCCAGGCCGCCAGCCAGGCCACAAACAATCATCCCCGTTTTTAACCAACCCGCGCAACATTTCATGGAGATAAATCCGCTATTTATGAAAAAAATTTGCTGGAAAAGAGGGGCCAAGGGATCAATTGGCGGGACGTGTCCCAATTTTCACTTTGAGGTCCAAGGTTTCGGTCCCGCGCAGCACGCTTAACTTTGCCGTTTGCCCCGGCTTGAGCTGGCGGACGGCCGCCGCCAATTCGTCAAATGATTTGAGTTCCTGGTCGTTAATTTTGGTAATCACGTCCCCTCCCTTTAGCCCCGCCCGTTCCGCGGGAGAACCAGGATTAACCGCGGCCAGTTGGGCCTTGTCCGTCACTTCGGTATCGCCTATCACCCCTAAATACGGTCCCGTGGGGGTAATATCCCGTCCCCAGACTTCGCCTTTGACCAGACGGTCCCAATCATCTTGAAACAGGGAAATCGGCACATGCAAATTGGAGGTCAACGCTCCGGAAATTCGACTATGAATTCCCACAACTTCGCCGTTCAGGTTAAATAATGGACCGCCGGAATCCCCGGGCATGATCGTGCAATCGGAGACCACGACCGAACGCCGCGCGGACAAGACCCGTCCAAAGCGAACGACCGGGGTGCGGTCTTTTTGAAAGCCGCCGGGATGTCCCGTGCTGATGACCCAGGTCCCCGTGCGCACTTGATTATAGTCACCTAAGGGAATAAAGGGTAAATCGCGGGGGTTGTCAATTTTCATCAGGCCAGCGTCGGTATCATGGTTGGCCCCCAGCGTCTTCCCCGACAGAACTTTGCCATCGGGCAAAATAAACGTCGCTTCCTGGCCGGCTGTTCCGGCCACATGCGCGGCGGTCAGCACATGCCCCTCTTTGTCGATAATGACACCACTGCCGGCGGAATTGCCAATTTGCACCCCGACAGTGGCCGCATTAAGTTTTGGCAATAAGGTAGTGATCGCCTTTTCCAGGGTTTTTAAGTCTTCCACCGACTTAGGGGCGCCCGCGCGCAAAAAATCGGGCTGCTGCTCGCGGCTTTCCGCCACGGGAGCTTCTTTAGAAACAGACGCAATTTTGTTCCCTGCGGGGGCGGCGGCGGGGGTAGCGGGCTTGTTCGCCGTCGCGGGCTGGGCTGTCAAATGGCTAGGCCCGCTGCCACACACAACGAGCAGCAAAACAGCCGTCATTATCCGCCAACATTGCGGAGTGAACATAAGAGGCCTTCAACAAAAAGCGGAAATTACCGGTAAATCAACAGTCCGCTGGCGGGAGATCTGCAAGTCGTCGCCTTCCCTACAAAGGGCCAAGTGCAAAATATGCACCTGGCGGCTGGTTGATGCGCGCTGGAACCAACACTGTATTTAACCCAAGGGATCGGGGTTTCGCCAGAAATTTTTTACCAGTCGGGTAAAAATTTCTACGCACGGCGCGGAACTTTTGCTCGCCAAGGCAAAAAACGGGAATAAGATAATTTACCTAAAACAGATTTCAGTACTTTACAAATGCCCGCGGCTGGCGGCACCACTAGCTTTATCGTGTCTGCTGTAACATACGCGAGCGGGCCATGGCTTCCTCGGCCTCGGGTATTTTGCCAGCCCGCATAAACGTCACACTCATGGAGGTAAAGCTAAACGGGTCATTGGGTTCCAGCTCGCAAACGCGCAGGCCATGCTGGACCGCCTCGGCATGCTTCCCTTGGCGGGTGTACAGCACTGAAAGCGCCGTGTGGGTCAAGGCGTGGTTGGGGTCAACGCCCAGTGCTTCGTGCAGTTTATTGATCGCGGCATCAATTTGGCCGGCTTCCTTTAATTCGTCGGCGGCGTTATACAGTTCGTCGGCGGTGGACATGGATGGCACGTGCTTGGCAAAAGGCAAAAAATTTGTTTGGAATATAAGCTCCCCAGTCGGTATTTTACGCGGGATGATGCTAGCTGGGTAGCGGTCAGGGGGGAGAAGCGAACCACCCACCAGCGGTTTTGCTAGCGGAACAGAAGACCGCACCAAAAAGCGACAAACTCAACTCCCGAGCAAGTGATGGGACAGGCTCCACCCAGCATTTCCCGCTGGACCGGGCTATTTTGCCCGGTCTACCCACGATTGGCTATAGCGGGGTTG
This region includes:
- a CDS encoding trypsin-like peptidase domain-containing protein; translation: MTAVLLLVVCGSGPSHLTAQPATANKPATPAAAPAGNKIASVSKEAPVAESREQQPDFLRAGAPKSVEDLKTLEKAITTLLPKLNAATVGVQIGNSAGSGVIIDKEGHVLTAAHVAGTAGQEATFILPDGKVLSGKTLGANHDTDAGLMKIDNPRDLPFIPLGDYNQVRTGTWVISTGHPGGFQKDRTPVVRFGRVLSARRSVVVSDCTIMPGDSGGPLFNLNGEVVGIHSRISGALTSNLHVPISLFQDDWDRLVKGEVWGRDITPTGPYLGVIGDTEVTDKAQLAAVNPGSPAERAGLKGGDVITKINDQELKSFDELAAAVRQLKPGQTAKLSVLRGTETLDLKVKIGTRPAN
- a CDS encoding tetratricopeptide repeat protein, with amino-acid sequence MSTADELYNAADELKEAGQIDAAINKLHEALGVDPNHALTHTALSVLYTRQGKHAEAVQHGLRVCELEPNDPFSFTSMSVTFMRAGKIPEAEEAMARSRMLQQTR